In the genome of Hymenobacter taeanensis, one region contains:
- a CDS encoding GH92 family glycosyl hydrolase — translation MQRIFGVLILGLPLSGVAQKNVTENLIQYAHPIVGTQKMGHTFPGATIPFGAVQLSPDTDTLSYEQDGKYNPDVYTYCAGYQYKDKTIVGFSHTHFSGTGHSDLGDFLIMPTTGPLQLNPGTADKPQSGYRSVFSHKSEVAEPAYYKVKLEDHDILAELTATNRVGFHQYTFPKSDQAHIILDLMAGIYNYPDKNVWTFVRVENDSLVTGYRQTNGWARTRTVYFALQFSKPFRHYGSRKYDKKQAYRGFWGRFDQTKNFPDLAGEQLRMYFDFNTTEGEKIKLKFALSPVSTDGALQNLRTEAPGWNFDQIKQQGQQQWQQELSRVVIQAPKREDKENFYTALYHAFLSPTTYMDVDGQYRGLDQNTHKTEGFTNYTTFSLWDTYRALHPLFNIVQPKRNADMAQSMLAHFQQSAEHMLPVWSHYANENWCMIGYHSVPVIADAIVKGNAPFDANKALDACVTTARQQWYDGIGLYTKLGYVPEDKSGSSVSKTLEYAYDDWCIAQAAQKLGRQDVYQEFSKRAGNWQNVYDASIGFMRPRLSDGSFRKEFDVLSTNNQGFIEGNAWNYSLYVPQDPAKLIQLMGGNKKFVPHLDSLFTMHLPDKFFAETEDITRDGIIGNYVHGNEPAHHAAYLYNWTDQPWKTQERVRMILKRMYHPTPDGLGGNDDCGQMSAWYIFSALGFYPVAPGSEEYAIGSPTVQSATLRLENGKTFTIQTKNQSDKNVYVKQMMLNGKPLTRPFLKHSDITQGGELVFTMSSRPVMSK, via the coding sequence ATGCAAAGGATATTTGGAGTATTGATTCTGGGGCTTCCCCTTAGCGGAGTTGCACAAAAGAATGTCACTGAGAACCTAATTCAGTATGCGCACCCGATTGTCGGTACCCAGAAGATGGGGCACACCTTTCCGGGAGCTACCATTCCATTTGGAGCAGTGCAGCTAAGTCCCGATACGGATACGCTCAGCTATGAGCAGGATGGTAAGTACAACCCGGATGTCTATACGTATTGCGCGGGTTATCAGTACAAGGATAAAACAATTGTGGGCTTCAGTCATACCCACTTCAGTGGCACAGGGCACTCAGATTTGGGGGATTTTCTCATCATGCCCACCACAGGGCCTTTGCAGCTCAACCCAGGTACAGCAGACAAACCTCAGAGTGGCTATCGGTCAGTCTTCTCCCATAAGTCAGAAGTGGCAGAGCCGGCTTACTATAAGGTGAAACTAGAGGATCACGATATTCTGGCAGAGTTGACGGCAACGAACCGGGTTGGCTTTCATCAATACACTTTTCCTAAATCAGACCAAGCACACATCATCTTGGATCTGATGGCGGGTATCTATAACTACCCGGATAAGAACGTATGGACGTTTGTGCGGGTAGAAAACGACTCACTTGTTACTGGGTATCGGCAGACAAATGGATGGGCCCGTACGCGCACTGTTTACTTCGCGCTACAGTTCTCGAAGCCTTTCCGCCATTATGGTAGCCGGAAGTACGACAAGAAGCAGGCTTACCGCGGTTTTTGGGGGCGCTTCGACCAGACGAAGAACTTCCCCGACTTGGCGGGCGAACAGCTGCGAATGTACTTTGACTTCAACACTACGGAAGGGGAGAAGATCAAGCTTAAGTTTGCGCTGTCGCCGGTGAGCACGGATGGGGCGTTGCAGAACCTACGGACGGAAGCGCCGGGCTGGAATTTTGACCAGATCAAGCAGCAAGGGCAGCAGCAATGGCAGCAGGAGCTAAGCAGAGTAGTGATTCAAGCACCAAAGCGGGAGGACAAGGAGAACTTCTATACAGCCCTCTATCATGCTTTCCTCAGCCCAACTACCTACATGGATGTGGATGGGCAGTACAGAGGCTTAGATCAAAACACGCACAAGACCGAAGGCTTTACAAACTACACTACTTTTTCGCTCTGGGATACCTACCGGGCGCTGCATCCGCTGTTCAACATTGTACAGCCGAAGCGAAATGCGGACATGGCCCAGTCGATGCTGGCGCACTTTCAGCAGAGCGCTGAGCATATGCTACCGGTATGGTCACATTACGCGAATGAAAACTGGTGCATGATTGGCTACCATAGTGTGCCGGTAATTGCGGATGCTATTGTGAAGGGAAATGCGCCCTTTGATGCTAACAAAGCCCTTGATGCCTGCGTGACGACGGCAAGGCAGCAGTGGTACGATGGGATAGGCCTGTACACAAAGCTGGGCTATGTACCTGAAGACAAAAGCGGCTCATCGGTGTCGAAGACGCTGGAGTACGCCTACGATGATTGGTGCATTGCACAGGCCGCACAGAAGCTAGGCCGGCAGGATGTTTATCAGGAGTTCAGTAAGCGGGCTGGTAACTGGCAAAACGTATACGATGCCAGCATTGGCTTCATGCGGCCCAGATTGAGCGACGGCAGTTTCCGGAAGGAGTTTGATGTGCTGAGCACCAACAACCAGGGCTTTATTGAAGGCAACGCCTGGAACTACAGCCTGTATGTGCCGCAGGATCCAGCCAAGCTTATCCAGCTTATGGGAGGCAATAAAAAGTTTGTGCCCCACCTCGACTCGCTCTTTACCATGCACCTGCCGGATAAGTTCTTCGCCGAGACCGAGGACATTACCCGCGACGGTATAATTGGAAACTACGTTCATGGCAATGAACCGGCCCACCACGCAGCCTACCTCTACAATTGGACCGATCAGCCCTGGAAGACGCAGGAGCGCGTGCGCATGATTCTTAAGCGCATGTACCACCCCACGCCAGATGGCCTAGGCGGCAACGACGACTGCGGGCAGATGAGCGCCTGGTATATTTTCAGCGCCTTGGGCTTTTACCCCGTGGCTCCGGGCTCCGAAGAATACGCTATTGGCAGCCCCACGGTGCAGAGCGCTACGCTCCGGCTAGAGAACGGCAAGACCTTCACTATCCAGACCAAGAACCAGAGCGACAAGAATGTATACGTGAAGCAGATGATGCTCAACGGCAAGCCTCTCACGCGCCCCTTTCTAAAGCACAGTGATATTACGCAGGGAGGCGAGTTGGTCTTTACCATGAGCTCTAGGCCAGTAATGAGCAAGTAA
- a CDS encoding DUF4293 domain-containing protein, with the protein MIQRIQSVFLLLLSLAMLSVLFLPIWSKTDPVSGQTLVMTAFQLAYENTDAGMSVSMSTWPVAALAAASTLVALFEIFQFRNRFTQLKLGMVNFLLIVATIGAGFYFSSLGEQMLNVKMPGTFQAGFYLPTLALLLNLLANRFIRRDEQLVRSMDRLR; encoded by the coding sequence ATGATACAAAGAATCCAAAGCGTATTTCTGCTGTTGCTCTCCTTGGCAATGTTGAGCGTATTGTTCCTGCCCATCTGGAGCAAAACCGATCCGGTAAGCGGTCAAACGCTGGTAATGACCGCCTTCCAGCTGGCCTACGAAAATACTGATGCGGGTATGTCCGTCTCGATGAGCACCTGGCCAGTAGCCGCACTGGCCGCCGCCTCAACCCTGGTTGCTCTCTTCGAAATCTTTCAATTCCGCAACCGCTTCACGCAGCTCAAGCTAGGCATGGTCAACTTCCTGCTGATTGTGGCTACTATTGGCGCCGGCTTCTACTTCTCTAGCCTAGGTGAGCAAATGCTCAATGTGAAGATGCCCGGCACCTTTCAGGCCGGCTTCTACCTCCCTACCCTGGCATTGCTCCTAAACTTGCTCGCCAACCGCTTCATCCGCCGCGACGAGCAACTGGTTCGCAGCATGGATCGGCTCCGTTAA
- a CDS encoding thiolase family protein, producing MPTAYIVDAVRTPIAKFGGALSSVRPDDLAAHVLRELLRRNPSLDKAAIEDVIIGAANQAGEDNRNVARMAALLAGLPTTVPGVTVNRLCASGLQSIMDASRAIKAGEGDIYMAGGAESMTRAPFVMAKSSTAFARDFMAHDTTLGWRFVNPKLSKMHHPYAMGETAENVARKYGITREEQDAFALATQQKYQRAFEKGRFRKEIVPVFLPQPKGDTAMFDQDEPPRLSSLEKLATIRPAFQVDGTVTAGNSAGINDGAAAVIVVSEEALKQYNLKPMARVVASAVAGVDPAYMGLGPVPATQKVLQRAGLALQDMDLIELNEAFAAQSIACIRDLNLDPSKVNVNGGSIAIGHPLGASGSRITATLLHEMQRREGVRYGLATMCVGVGQGAAVIYEKM from the coding sequence ATGCCAACCGCATACATTGTGGACGCCGTCCGCACCCCTATTGCCAAATTTGGTGGCGCCCTAAGCAGCGTGCGCCCCGACGATTTAGCCGCGCACGTCTTGCGTGAGCTCTTACGCCGCAACCCTTCTCTCGATAAAGCAGCTATTGAAGATGTAATTATTGGAGCCGCCAACCAGGCCGGCGAAGACAACCGCAACGTGGCCCGTATGGCCGCGCTGCTGGCTGGCCTACCTACTACGGTACCTGGTGTTACGGTAAACCGCCTCTGTGCCTCAGGGCTGCAGAGCATCATGGATGCCTCACGAGCTATCAAAGCAGGGGAAGGGGATATTTACATGGCTGGCGGTGCTGAAAGCATGACGCGGGCCCCTTTTGTGATGGCTAAGTCATCGACGGCTTTCGCCCGCGACTTTATGGCGCATGATACCACGCTGGGCTGGCGCTTCGTGAACCCCAAGCTCTCAAAGATGCACCACCCCTACGCTATGGGTGAGACAGCCGAGAACGTGGCCCGGAAATACGGCATTACCCGGGAAGAGCAGGATGCCTTTGCGTTGGCTACTCAGCAAAAATATCAGCGGGCGTTTGAAAAAGGTCGGTTCCGAAAGGAAATAGTGCCGGTCTTTTTGCCCCAGCCGAAAGGAGACACGGCTATGTTTGACCAAGACGAGCCACCGCGCCTGTCAAGCTTAGAGAAGTTGGCGACTATTCGGCCAGCTTTCCAGGTTGATGGTACCGTAACGGCGGGTAACTCGGCGGGCATCAATGATGGTGCAGCAGCAGTTATTGTAGTAAGCGAGGAGGCGTTAAAGCAATACAACCTGAAGCCGATGGCCCGCGTGGTGGCATCGGCGGTAGCAGGCGTTGATCCGGCGTACATGGGCTTGGGCCCGGTGCCTGCTACCCAGAAGGTGTTGCAGCGCGCGGGACTAGCTCTGCAGGACATGGACCTGATCGAGCTGAATGAGGCCTTCGCGGCGCAAAGCATTGCCTGCATCCGTGACCTGAACCTCGATCCTAGCAAAGTAAACGTGAACGGTGGCTCAATTGCTATTGGCCATCCACTAGGAGCCAGCGGCTCGCGCATTACGGCTACGCTGCTCCATGAGATGCAGCGCCGCGAGGGTGTGCGCTACGGTCTGGCCACTATGTGCGTAGGCGTAGGCCAGGGAGCCGCCGTCATCTACGAGAAGATGTAG
- a CDS encoding GNAT family N-acetyltransferase, whose translation MMSPLLKPTLELPIPGARLRPWRFSDAAALARFANDRAIWQNLRDTFPHPYTPQDAEFFLSLVADDQRDLYLAIELNGVAVGSIGVHFKTDVRRRSAEVGYWLAQEQWGKGLTTAATRAVSDYVLAQFDVCRLYAVVFETNAASARVLEKAGYELEARMKRSITKAGQTLDSLLYALVV comes from the coding sequence ATGATGAGCCCCTTGCTGAAACCCACGCTGGAACTGCCGATACCGGGTGCCCGCCTGCGGCCCTGGCGGTTCTCGGATGCGGCAGCACTGGCTCGGTTTGCTAATGACCGCGCTATCTGGCAGAACCTGCGCGACACGTTTCCGCACCCCTATACCCCCCAGGATGCTGAGTTTTTTCTGTCGTTGGTGGCAGATGACCAGCGCGACCTGTATCTGGCCATTGAGTTGAATGGCGTGGCAGTTGGAAGTATTGGGGTGCATTTCAAGACTGATGTGCGGCGGCGCTCAGCGGAGGTAGGCTACTGGCTGGCTCAGGAGCAGTGGGGGAAGGGCTTAACTACGGCGGCCACCAGGGCGGTTTCAGACTATGTACTGGCGCAGTTTGATGTGTGCCGCTTGTACGCCGTAGTGTTTGAAACTAATGCTGCCTCGGCGCGGGTACTGGAAAAAGCTGGTTACGAGCTGGAGGCCCGCATGAAACGTAGTATTACCAAAGCCGGACAAACGCTGGATTCGTTGCTTTACGCGCTGGTTGTGTAG
- the truA gene encoding tRNA pseudouridine(38-40) synthase TruA, whose product MRYFLHLAYDGSQYHGWQHQPNTVTVQRELDRCLSQVLRQPVYSLGSGRTDSGVHASHQVAHFDAELPDTLNLETLLYRLNRALPRDIRAQAVHPVPAQAHARYDAKHRTYEYHVRLVPDPFSPNFSLYLDRAPDVAAMNQAAAMLLGTHDFTSFSKVKGSEKHYMCTCVEAGWHEVPGGLVFRIRANRFVRGMVRLVVGTLLTVGRGKMTPEEFGQVFTSLNRVHASGAALANGLFLCRVEYPAELVAGVDLPTGLPYFSKV is encoded by the coding sequence TTGCGTTACTTTCTCCACCTGGCCTACGATGGCTCCCAATACCACGGCTGGCAGCACCAGCCCAATACCGTAACGGTGCAACGGGAGCTTGACCGCTGCCTCTCGCAGGTGCTCCGGCAACCCGTGTACTCATTGGGTAGTGGCCGTACCGATTCGGGGGTGCACGCCAGCCACCAAGTAGCACACTTTGATGCGGAACTGCCCGACACGCTGAACTTAGAGACGTTGCTATACCGCCTGAACCGGGCGCTACCGCGCGACATTCGGGCCCAGGCGGTGCACCCCGTACCCGCTCAGGCGCACGCCCGCTACGACGCCAAGCATCGCACTTACGAATACCATGTGCGATTGGTGCCAGACCCGTTTAGCCCGAACTTCTCCCTCTACCTCGACCGCGCGCCCGATGTAGCCGCCATGAACCAAGCCGCCGCAATGCTGCTGGGTACGCATGACTTCACGAGCTTTTCTAAAGTAAAAGGCAGTGAGAAGCACTACATGTGCACGTGCGTAGAGGCCGGCTGGCACGAGGTACCGGGTGGCCTAGTATTCCGGATTCGGGCCAACCGCTTTGTGCGCGGCATGGTACGGCTGGTGGTGGGTACGCTGCTGACAGTAGGGCGCGGCAAAATGACACCAGAAGAGTTTGGGCAGGTCTTTACCTCTCTCAACCGCGTACATGCGAGTGGGGCTGCGTTGGCCAACGGCTTGTTTCTGTGTCGCGTAGAGTACCCGGCAGAACTAGTGGCAGGTGTAGACCTACCGACAGGATTACCGTACTTCTCGAAAGTCTGA
- a CDS encoding ABC transporter ATP-binding protein, with protein sequence MEQATTATKSGNIFDWQVLRRLMTYVRPYQRIFYFLIFLTIATAALGTLRPFLIQRMVDVTIEQSDWSGLNRMFGLLLVLLVAHAIVSYLQTYFGGWLGQYIVRDIRVDLYKHILDLRLKFFDRTPIGVLVTRNISDVETLSDVFSEGLAAMIGDILQLLFIMAFMFYIDWRLTLVSLAVIPPLLFSTYVFKEKVKKSFQEVRTAVASLNSFVQEHLTGMNVVQIFNNEEREFRKFEKINQEHTRANIRSVLYYSIYFPVAEVLAAAGVGLLVWYAAQGQIEGTISKGALIAFIMYNALFFRPIRQIADRFNTLQLGLVSTERLLKLLDSKEMIADNGSYIPTDLRGDVKFDHVWFAYNDEEWVLRDVNFEVQAGQTIAFVGATGAGKTSIINLLSRFYEINKGTISVDGHDLREYDLKDLRRHIGVVLQDVFLFAGTIRDNITLGKQDITDEQIWEAADLVGARRFIERLPGALQYEVMERGATLSVGQRQLISFVRAMVYQPRIIILDEATSSVDSETEELIQEAIEKLMQGRTSLVIAHRLSTIQKADRIIVLDKGEIKEAGTHEELLRHQGFYSQLYQMQYKGVLEG encoded by the coding sequence ATGGAGCAAGCTACTACTGCCACTAAAAGCGGCAATATCTTCGACTGGCAGGTACTGCGCCGGTTGATGACGTACGTGCGGCCGTATCAGCGCATCTTTTACTTTCTGATTTTCTTAACCATTGCCACGGCGGCGCTGGGCACGTTGCGGCCCTTCCTGATTCAGCGCATGGTCGATGTCACGATTGAGCAAAGCGACTGGTCGGGGCTGAACCGCATGTTTGGGCTGTTGCTGGTGCTGCTGGTGGCCCACGCCATTGTAAGCTACCTCCAAACGTACTTCGGAGGGTGGCTAGGCCAGTATATCGTGCGCGATATTCGGGTAGACCTCTATAAGCACATCCTCGATCTGCGCCTCAAGTTCTTCGACCGCACCCCTATTGGTGTGCTCGTGACGCGTAATATCTCCGACGTAGAAACTCTCTCCGACGTATTTAGCGAGGGGCTGGCCGCCATGATTGGCGATATCCTGCAGTTGCTGTTCATCATGGCCTTCATGTTTTACATCGACTGGCGCCTGACGCTGGTGAGCCTGGCCGTGATTCCGCCGCTGCTGTTCAGCACTTACGTATTCAAGGAGAAAGTGAAGAAGTCGTTTCAGGAGGTACGCACGGCCGTAGCCAGTCTGAACTCGTTCGTGCAGGAGCACCTGACTGGCATGAACGTGGTGCAAATCTTCAACAACGAGGAGCGGGAGTTTCGCAAGTTTGAGAAGATCAACCAGGAGCATACCCGCGCCAACATCCGCTCGGTACTCTACTACAGCATCTACTTCCCGGTGGCCGAAGTGCTGGCTGCCGCCGGCGTAGGTCTGTTGGTGTGGTACGCCGCCCAGGGCCAGATTGAGGGCACCATCTCGAAGGGCGCCCTCATCGCCTTCATCATGTACAACGCCCTGTTTTTCCGGCCCATTCGCCAGATTGCCGACCGCTTCAATACCTTGCAGCTGGGCCTGGTAAGCACAGAGCGTCTGTTGAAACTGCTTGATAGCAAAGAAATGATTGCCGATAATGGCAGCTACATCCCCACTGACTTGCGCGGCGACGTGAAGTTCGACCACGTGTGGTTTGCTTACAACGATGAGGAATGGGTGCTGCGCGATGTAAACTTCGAGGTGCAAGCCGGCCAGACTATTGCCTTTGTGGGTGCCACCGGCGCTGGCAAAACCAGCATCATCAACCTGCTCAGCCGCTTCTACGAAATTAACAAAGGCACCATCAGCGTCGATGGTCACGACCTGCGCGAGTACGACCTCAAGGATCTGCGCCGCCACATTGGGGTCGTGCTGCAGGACGTGTTCCTGTTTGCGGGTACCATCCGCGACAATATCACCCTAGGCAAGCAGGATATAACCGACGAGCAAATCTGGGAAGCCGCCGACCTAGTGGGTGCTCGGCGCTTTATCGAGCGTTTGCCGGGTGCCCTGCAGTATGAGGTAATGGAGCGCGGGGCTACGCTTTCCGTAGGCCAGCGCCAGCTCATCAGCTTTGTGCGGGCCATGGTGTATCAGCCGCGCATTATTATTCTGGATGAAGCTACTTCATCCGTTGACTCGGAAACCGAGGAGTTGATTCAGGAGGCCATTGAGAAGCTCATGCAGGGCCGTACTTCGCTAGTTATTGCCCACCGCCTGAGCACCATTCAAAAAGCCGACCGCATTATTGTGCTGGACAAAGGCGAGATCAAGGAAGCCGGTACGCACGAGGAATTGCTACGCCACCAGGGTTTCTACTCTCAACTGTATCAGATGCAGTATAAGGGCGTACTGGAGGGCTAA
- a CDS encoding zinc-dependent alcohol dehydrogenase, translating to MLAMDYRGPKRVRATQKPMPEIKHPQDAIVRVTRSCICGSDLHLYNGNVPDTRVGSTFGHEFCGIVEEVGPEVTKVKVGDHVIVPFNVACGECHFCKQGMFGNCHESNTQSSAVGGIFGYSHTAGGYNGGQAEYARVPYANVGPTVIPEGMDPDDAVLLTDVVPTGYQAAEMAGIQPGDTVVVFGAGPVGIMAARCCWLFGAGRVIIIDKEDYRLEFARNYANCEAYNFEKDMDDPVVFVKKTTDFMGADCVIDAVGAEAAGNAMQTITGRKLLLQAGSTTALHWAINSVKKGGVVSIVGVYGPTDNLVPIGNVLNKGLTIRANQASVKRLLPRLIDHVQNGIIKPKELITHRIPLEEVADGYRMFAAKLDNCIKPLIVFPTKI from the coding sequence ATGCTAGCAATGGATTACCGGGGCCCCAAGCGGGTCCGTGCCACTCAAAAGCCAATGCCCGAAATAAAGCATCCACAGGATGCTATTGTTCGGGTTACCCGTTCCTGCATCTGTGGCTCCGACCTTCACCTGTATAACGGTAATGTGCCCGACACTCGAGTAGGCTCAACTTTCGGCCACGAGTTCTGTGGTATTGTAGAGGAAGTCGGCCCCGAGGTTACTAAAGTGAAGGTAGGTGATCATGTGATTGTTCCGTTCAACGTGGCCTGCGGAGAATGCCATTTTTGCAAACAGGGGATGTTTGGCAACTGCCACGAGTCAAATACTCAGTCTAGTGCCGTGGGAGGCATTTTTGGGTACTCGCACACGGCCGGTGGCTATAACGGTGGCCAAGCAGAATATGCCCGTGTACCCTATGCCAACGTGGGCCCCACAGTTATTCCGGAGGGTATGGATCCTGATGATGCCGTACTGCTGACTGACGTAGTCCCGACGGGGTATCAGGCCGCTGAAATGGCGGGTATCCAACCCGGCGATACGGTAGTAGTGTTTGGGGCCGGGCCAGTAGGCATTATGGCCGCCCGCTGCTGTTGGCTCTTCGGGGCCGGCCGCGTTATCATCATTGACAAAGAAGATTACCGTCTTGAGTTTGCCCGCAACTACGCCAACTGCGAGGCCTATAACTTTGAGAAAGACATGGACGACCCCGTAGTATTCGTAAAGAAAACTACCGATTTTATGGGCGCCGACTGTGTAATTGATGCCGTGGGGGCTGAGGCTGCCGGCAACGCTATGCAAACCATTACGGGCCGTAAACTGCTGTTGCAGGCGGGCTCTACTACGGCCTTGCACTGGGCTATTAACTCAGTGAAGAAAGGCGGTGTAGTCTCTATCGTAGGAGTGTACGGGCCCACTGATAACCTTGTGCCTATTGGCAACGTGCTTAATAAAGGCCTGACGATTCGGGCTAATCAGGCTTCTGTGAAGCGTTTGCTGCCGCGCCTGATTGATCACGTGCAAAACGGTATCATTAAACCCAAAGAGTTGATTACGCATCGTATTCCGCTGGAAGAAGTTGCTGATGGTTACCGCATGTTTGCTGCCAAGCTCGACAACTGCATTAAGCCCCTTATCGTTTTCCCTACCAAAATCTAA